The Mucilaginibacter gracilis genomic interval CTTGGGCTCACTAAAAGTGATGTGGCCAATACCATCGCCATGAATACCGACGGCATTAAAGCTACAAGCGTATGGGAGGGCAACTACCAGATTGACGTTAAAATAAAAGCGCCCAGGGCATTAAGAACCAGCACGTCAAATTTGATGGAACTGAATATCCCATCACAGCAAACCAACAGCAACGTACCGCTTAGGCAGGTGGCCAGCATATCATCCGACTGGCACGATGGTGAGGTGGTAAGGCGTAACAGCATCCGTACACTCACCGTAAGGATGGATGTGGCGCAGCATGCCGTAGCCAACAGCGTTCTTGCTGGCATGCAGCCAGAAATTGAAAAGCTTAAACTTCCACAAGGCGTTGAGATTGCCTATGGCGGTGAGCTGGAACTGCAAATGGAGAACCAGGGCCCCATGGGAACAGCGTTGCTGATGAGCATCGTACTCATCTTCCTCATCCTGGTATGGCACTTTAAAAAGATGAAACATGCTTTGCTGAGCATCACCACCATGCCGCTCAGTTTGCTTGGCGCATCGTTCGGTTTGCTGGTAACAGGCTATCCGTTTGGGTTTACTTCTTTCCTGGGTTTGCTGGCTTTATGCGGAATCGTTGTCCGTAACGGGATCATCCTGATAGACCATGCCGAAGAACTACGGGCGCATGAAGGCAAAACCGTAAAAGAGGCGGCAACGCTCTCGGCCGAACGACGGATGAGGCCCATATTTTTAACATCGTCGGCTGCGGCTGTAGGCGTTACCCCCATGATTATCAGCGGATCACCGCTTTGGGGGCCGCTTGGTACCGTTATCTGCTTCGGCTTATTAATATCTATGCTGCTTACCCTTTTTGTTTTACCAACCCTTTACTGGTTGTTTTTCAGGAAAGAAGATGAGGTTAAAGGTGAAACTAATCCGCAAGTCGCATAATTCAAAAAAACAATTATCATCATGAAACCCTTCCTATTTTCAATCATATTTCTATTTACGCTGCATGCGGCAAGCGCACAGCAGCACCCGGTATCCCTGGAGCAGAGCAAACAAGCGGCCCTGGCTTACAGTAACGCTATAAAAAACGGCGAGTTGAGCATTAACTCGGCAGAGGCCGGCGTCAAATCGGCTAAAGCCAACTACCTGCCCAGTGTAAGCGGTACTGGCCTGGCGCTTTACGGGTTCAAAGATATTGTTCCGGCAATTCCCGGCTTACTAGACAAGGGCATCAACAACGTTTATACAGTTGGAGTTACGGGTACCCAAAGTATTTATGCGGGCGGCAAAATCATGACCAGCAACCAGCTTGCAGCATTAAAGGTTGAGGCCAGCAAAATACTGGCCCGCCAGTCTACAGACTCGGTATTGCTGCTAACAGAGCAAAAGTACTGGAACATTGTTAACCTGCAGGAGCAAAGTAAAACCATTAAAGCAAATGAAAACTTGTTAAACAGTATCCTTAAAATGCAAAAGGATATGCTGGCATCGGGCCTTATTGCCCGGAACGACCTGCTTAAGGTTAAAGTTCAGCTCAGCCAGCTAATGGTAAACAAAAGCAAGCTAAATAACGGCCGCATGCTTGCCCTGTTTGATTTCTCGGTTTACACCGGTATGCCGTTTGATTCGCTTATGGTGATGCAAGACACACTAAACAAAGCTACCAACCCGGTATTGCCGGGTGTAAAACCCGACACTGCACTGTCTAATATCAATAGTTACCGTTTACTGGCGTTACAGGTAAAAAGCAGCAACCTGCAAACAAGGCTTACCAAAGCCGACAATTTGCCTAGCTTATCGGTAGGCATGAGCGCTTCGCAATTAGGTTCCTTTAATGGCGCTTTCAGCAGTTCGTTTACACCGTTGGCTTTCGGCACCCTCAGCATCCCAATATCTGAAAGCCTTTGGGGAGGCAACCGCCAAAAAATTAAACAGCGGAAGATAAGCGAACAAGTTGCCCAGAATAATTTGCGCGACGGCAGCAACCAACTACAGGTAGGTATTTTAAAATACTGGTATGACCTAAAAGATGCGTTGACGCAGATAAACTACGCAAAAGAAAACCTGATACAGGCAACTGAAAACCTGAAGGTTAATGAGGACAATTACAAGGCTGGGTTAAGTGCTGTAAGTGATGTACTGGATGCGCAAGCCGCATATCAACAGGCAGACGGGACCTTGACTACCGCTTTTACCGATTTTAAGGTTAAAAAAGCAGCTTACGATTATTCGATAGGAAGGATTTCTGAAACTAAAACTTCTAACTAATCAAATTAAGGTGATAACCACAAATATTTCCCCGCTCCCGCCTGATAAAGTCAGACAGCATATTGTCGACGTGACCACTATGCTGATCTGTAAAAATCAAATCGAACAAGTATCTGTCAAGCAAATAGCATCATTGGCCAAGGTAACCGAAAGCAACGTTATTCATCTTTTTTACAACCTGAATAATCTCATCGCAGTTTGCCTGATCAATGCTTTTGATACCCTTGGCGATTATATCCGGTGCCAGAAGCGTAAACGGGGCAAATATGCTGGAAACATAGACACCTTCTGGAAAATGCTGGTGGAGTTCCACTGTAATTACATGGATCAGGCAGGGGCTATCTGTCATTTTCTCAAAGCCCCGGCTCCGTTTCCGGCGATAGCTATTAAACAAACCGTCACAGAGGCTATTGCAGCTGAACTTGATATCATCGAACATCAGCTAAGAAGTTGTAATAACCAGGTCCGTTTTATTGCATTTGTACATTTGTTTATCCTGTCGCGGCAGCTGGCAACAAAACTATCCCCTTATGATGATGCGGGCAACCGGAGTAAAATTTCGAATTGTTATTACAGCACAGCGGAGCGGGGTTTGGAAATCATTATGAAACTGCCTATCCGCTGAAGAGGATTGCTGATAACTCTCTGACAGTCTCCGTTCTGCTGTCAGAATTCTTAATAACTCAAAAAGCATTGGGTTATTAAGAAAATGATTTCAGGCTTAATTGAACAAACCATTTTCATTGATCCCTCTTCGCCAATTTACTTTCTCCCGCTAAAAGCCTAAAGATAGGCACTAAAGGTGGTTATGATAAAATTGGTCAACAGGCGTCAATGAAATTGGTTTATCGGGTATAAGCAATCAGTTGCATTCCTGAATACGCGTTCTACGAAAACGCCAACCCACCGTTAATGTCAATATTTGTACCTGTTACAAAGCTCGATTCATCGCTTGCCAGGTAGCATACCAGGTCGGCAACTTCACTGGCTTTACCTTCGCGGCGAAGCGGCGTGGCGTTGGCTACGTTGCTGCGCACTTCGGGCTTTGAAAATGTATCATGAAAACTGGTTGCTATCATTCCCGGCGCTACACCATTAACGCGGATACCTTTTGGGCCTAATTCTTTTGCAAGTGCACGTGTATAGGTTAATAATGCGCCTTTAGCAGTAGCATACACCGATGCGCCCGGCCCGCCGCCGTCTCGCCCGGCAAGGGATGAAAAATTAATAATGGAGCTACCGGCAGGCATAAAGGGTAAAACAGCTTTTGACGACTTAAATGCTGATTTTACGTTAAGATCGAACACAAAGTCCCAAAAGTCATCGTCAATTTCGGCAGTAGGTTTGCGTGCAACCAAACCGCCGGCAACATTCACCAGGATGTGAATCTCATCGCCGAAAGCTTCACGGGCTTTATCTATTAGTGCCGCTACATCGTGGGTGTTAGTCATATCGCCATACACGGCAATGGCCTCGCCGCCATTGCTTTTTATCTGGGCCAGCGTTTCGTCGGCATCATTGGCTTGCCTAAAATAGTTTACCACAACTTTGGCACCTTCGGCAGCAAGTTTAACAGATACCGCACGGCCAATATCACGGGCACCGCCGGTTACAATGGCAACTTTGTTTTTTAAACGCATATTTTTTAGTTTTTAAGGTTTTTGGATGAAATGAATGTTACTGAAAGCCATGCTATAGGTACAAGCACAGCACCAAGTATAAAAAAGGAAGTATAACTGGTTTGTGTTATAACCGGTACTGCCCAGGTAGTGAATAATGTACCCACAACCGCTGCCGTGCCACCCATACCCGCTACCGTGCCTACGTTTTTACCATTAAAATAATCAGATGGCAGGGTTTGTAAATTATTGATAAGGAATTGGAAACCAAAGAGGGTTATGCTGATAAGCGTCATAGCTAAACCGGGATGGCTTTTTAAATCGGGCAGGTAAATAACGATGCCAACCAAGCCTACCAACATAAATACACAGCCAATAGTGATGGCCCTTTTGCGCGATTTGGCCGCATCATTGCCCCGCCGTATCATCACCGATGAATAGTATCCGCCAAGTAAGCTGCCACAGGCGGCCACCAGGTAAGGTATCCATGTAAAGCCCGCTATTTGTTTAATATCAAAAAGGAATTGCTCTTTTAAAAAGGTAGGCAACCAGGTAACAAACAACCACCAAACAGGATCGATAAAAAAACGACCTAAAATAATGCCCCATGTATTGTTAAATTTTAATAGCTCGCGCCAGGTATAAACCGTTTGCGGAACAGGAAAGGGATTTTTTGTATTAGTGGATAAAATATATTGCCGCTCTTCTGGTGTGATCCAGGGATGTTTGTCGGGCGTGTTTTTGTTGATCACCAGCCATGGGATTACCCAAAGAACACCTAAAACGGCCACACAGGCAAAGGTTAATTTCCAGCCTAATGCAACAAATAACAAAGCTATAACCGGTGCCGCTATGACCGAGCCCAACGACGCGCCCGCGCCAAAGATGCCTTGTGCTATAGCCCTTTCTTTTGCAGGAAACCACTCGGCATTGCTTTTTGTGGCACCAGGCCAGTTTCCGGCCTCGCTAAAGCCAAGCATAAACCTAAAGATATTGAACGAGAACAACCCCCTCGCCAAAGCATGTAAGGCGATAGATATACTCCATCCTAAAATAGAGAAAGCCATCCCCAAACGTGTACCAATGGCGTCCATTAGCTTACCCGTAAATGTTTGGCCTAACGCATAGGCTATCATAAAGAATGTGGTGATAAGCGCCAGTGCGTTTTTGCTGCCCGCATCGCTAATGCCAAATTCTTTGTAGATGTAGGGCCACATAATATTGATGGCACTCCGATCGATATAATTAATCACGGTTGCCAGTCCTATCAAGGCAATAATATACCAGCGTAAGCCTTTAATTTTCACGTATAGTCCCGGTTTAAAATAAACAATAATATATTGTGCCCATGCCCTAAAATCAGGCATGGGTAT includes:
- a CDS encoding TolC family protein; its protein translation is MKPFLFSIIFLFTLHAASAQQHPVSLEQSKQAALAYSNAIKNGELSINSAEAGVKSAKANYLPSVSGTGLALYGFKDIVPAIPGLLDKGINNVYTVGVTGTQSIYAGGKIMTSNQLAALKVEASKILARQSTDSVLLLTEQKYWNIVNLQEQSKTIKANENLLNSILKMQKDMLASGLIARNDLLKVKVQLSQLMVNKSKLNNGRMLALFDFSVYTGMPFDSLMVMQDTLNKATNPVLPGVKPDTALSNINSYRLLALQVKSSNLQTRLTKADNLPSLSVGMSASQLGSFNGAFSSSFTPLAFGTLSIPISESLWGGNRQKIKQRKISEQVAQNNLRDGSNQLQVGILKYWYDLKDALTQINYAKENLIQATENLKVNEDNYKAGLSAVSDVLDAQAAYQQADGTLTTAFTDFKVKKAAYDYSIGRISETKTSN
- a CDS encoding TetR/AcrR family transcriptional regulator, translated to MITTNISPLPPDKVRQHIVDVTTMLICKNQIEQVSVKQIASLAKVTESNVIHLFYNLNNLIAVCLINAFDTLGDYIRCQKRKRGKYAGNIDTFWKMLVEFHCNYMDQAGAICHFLKAPAPFPAIAIKQTVTEAIAAELDIIEHQLRSCNNQVRFIAFVHLFILSRQLATKLSPYDDAGNRSKISNCYYSTAERGLEIIMKLPIR
- a CDS encoding SDR family NAD(P)-dependent oxidoreductase — encoded protein: MRLKNKVAIVTGGARDIGRAVSVKLAAEGAKVVVNYFRQANDADETLAQIKSNGGEAIAVYGDMTNTHDVAALIDKAREAFGDEIHILVNVAGGLVARKPTAEIDDDFWDFVFDLNVKSAFKSSKAVLPFMPAGSSIINFSSLAGRDGGGPGASVYATAKGALLTYTRALAKELGPKGIRVNGVAPGMIATSFHDTFSKPEVRSNVANATPLRREGKASEVADLVCYLASDESSFVTGTNIDINGGLAFS
- a CDS encoding MFS transporter, with the translated sequence MPDFRAWAQYIIVYFKPGLYVKIKGLRWYIIALIGLATVINYIDRSAINIMWPYIYKEFGISDAGSKNALALITTFFMIAYALGQTFTGKLMDAIGTRLGMAFSILGWSISIALHALARGLFSFNIFRFMLGFSEAGNWPGATKSNAEWFPAKERAIAQGIFGAGASLGSVIAAPVIALLFVALGWKLTFACVAVLGVLWVIPWLVINKNTPDKHPWITPEERQYILSTNTKNPFPVPQTVYTWRELLKFNNTWGIILGRFFIDPVWWLFVTWLPTFLKEQFLFDIKQIAGFTWIPYLVAACGSLLGGYYSSVMIRRGNDAAKSRKRAITIGCVFMLVGLVGIVIYLPDLKSHPGLAMTLISITLFGFQFLINNLQTLPSDYFNGKNVGTVAGMGGTAAVVGTLFTTWAVPVITQTSYTSFFILGAVLVPIAWLSVTFISSKNLKN